The following proteins are encoded in a genomic region of Hypanus sabinus isolate sHypSab1 chromosome 19, sHypSab1.hap1, whole genome shotgun sequence:
- the LOC132377946 gene encoding uncharacterized protein LOC132377946 isoform X1: METVLRPERLDLDPQDPDAALAFEHWLACFQSYLEEVHATEPAVMHRILLSRVTPKVYSIIRDLPTYDGALDALKRQYLRPVNAVYARHRLATRQQRPGESCAEFLRALQTLVRPCDCKTLTAEQHAELLVQDAFVTGLRSVYMRQRLLENADLTLSSAIEKANTLEAALHNADAVQSRDSPPVPWSPQTPPPPAPGSEFANAAASRDSTSSPTLTTAVARQKPVLCYFCGHKKHSRQRCPAREATCSSCRKQGHFAKVCKSQPRAECSAAGETWGLPSCMPGCGRPSLSTSARPAPDPPMLTGYPGCERPSLSASARPAPNPRMLTGCPGCERPSLSTSACPAPGPPMLTGSLATVTLDQSAPHQLARSMMDIRVEGHRTRCLFDTGSTGSFIHPDTVQRCGLATRPREMDRMVDQYQLQATFPYLDNITICGHDRPDHDANLQRFLQVAAALNLTYNRDKCVFGTTRLAILGYVVENGVIGPDPERMLELLELPLPTTLKALRRCLGFFSYYAQWVSHYADKARPLVKSTSFPLSAEARAAFSCIKADIAKATMHAVDETAPFQVERDASDFALAATLNQEGRPVAFFSCTLQGSEIRHSAVEKEAQAIVEAVRHWRHYLAGKRFTLLTDQRSVAFLFSNQQRGKIKNDKILRWRIEHSTYTFDILYRPDALSRGTCASTQLDQLYTLHAQLCHPGVTRFYHFVKARNLPYSLEDIRTMTRDCQICAECKPHFYRPDTAQLVKATRPFERLSVDFKGPLPSTDRNVYFLSVIDEYSRFPFAIPCPDTTATSVIKALRQLFTLFGYPCYIHSDRGSSFMSEELRQYLLARGIATSRTTSYNPRGNGQVERENATVWKATLLALKSKGLPVSRWQEVLPEVLHSIRSLLCTSTNATPHERLFSFPRKSVTGTTLPIWLTSPGPVLLRRHVRSNKYSPLVERVHLLHANPQYVYVVLPDGREDTVSIRDLAPAGAADHYPEGSPVTMNPAPEVTPYSPGPTQTPHDTCIPGVSYAFIPGASHMREGSSVPSGQEQAQPPSPVQSPMSPASMRSQPVLCRSQRQIRPPARLDL; the protein is encoded by the exons atggaaaccgttttgcgtccggaaaggttggatttggaccctcaagaccctgacgcagctctcgcttttgaacactggcttgcatgcttccaatcgtacttggaggaggttcatgcaactgaacccgccgttatgcacagaatcctactctcgagggtcacccccaaagtttactccattatccgggacctgccgacctatgatggggcactggacgccctcaaaagacagtacctgcggccggtgaacgccgtctacgcaagacatcgtttagctacccggcaacagcggcctggcgaatcgtgcgctgagtttctccgagcactacagacactcgtccgaccttgcgactgcaagacgctcacggcagaacagcatgcggagctgctagtgcaagacgcctttgtgacgggactgaggtcagtgtacatgcgccagcgactcctggaaaatgccgaccttaccttaagctcggcgatcgaGAAGGCCAAcactctagaagctgctttgcataatgctgacgctgtccagtcgcgcgattccccgccggttccgtggtcacctcagaccccgccaccgccggctcccgggagtgaattcgccaacgccgctgccagtcgcgattccacgagctccccgaccctgaccacggctgtggcccgtcagaagcccgtgctttgttatttctgcggccataaaaaacactctcgacaacgctgtccagcgcgagaggcgacctgctccagctgcagaaagcagggccacttcgccaaggtctgtaagtctcaacctcgagcggagtgcagcgctgcgggtgaaacgtgggggctgccatcttgcatgcccggatgtgggcgaccatctttgtcgacgtcagcacgccccgcccccgaccctccgatgcttaccgggtaccctggatgtgagcggccatctttgtcggcgtcagcacgccccgcccccaacCCTCGAATGCTGACCGGGtgccccggatgtgagcggccatctttgtcgacgtcagcatgccccgcccccggccctccgatgcttaccggatctctggccactgtaactcttgaccaaagcgccccacaccagcttgcaaggtccatgatggacatccgggtggaggggcacaggactagatgcctgtttgacacgggcagcactgggagttttattcacccggacacagtgcaacgctgcggacttgcaacgcggccg agggaaatggaccggatggtggaccagtaccaactgcaggccacatttccctatctggataacatcaccatctgtggtcacgacaggccagatcacgacgccaacctccaacgatttctccaagtggccgcagctctgaaccttacttataacagggacaagtgtgtgtttggaaccacccgccttgctatacttgggtatgtcgtggaaaacggggttattggccctgatcccgaacgtatgttagaactgttagaactccctcttcccaccactctcaaggccctcagacggtgcctgggttttttttcctattacgctcaATGGGTctcccattacgcagacaaggcacgccccctggtcaagtctacctcgtttcccctctctgctgaggcccgcgcggccttcagctgcattaaagccgacattgccaaagctacgatgcatgccgtggacgagaccgctcccttccaagtggagcgtgatgcctccgattttgctctggctgctaccctcaatcaggaaggcagaccagtagcattcttttcttgcaccctccaaggctccgaaattcggcactccgcagtggagaaagaagcccaggccatagtggaggctgttaggcactggaggcactatcttgctggcaaaaggttcaccttgctgaccgaccagcgctcggttgcgttcctgttcagcaaccaacagcggggcaaaatcaaaaatgataagattttgcggtggagaatagaacactCCACCTACACCtttgatatcctgtaccggcctgatgccctatcccggggaacatgtgctagcacacagctcgaccagctgtacacccttcatgcacaactttgccatccgggggtcacccgattttaccattttgtgaaagctcggaacctgccatactccctggaggacatcaggacgatgaccagggactgccaaatttgcgctgagtgcaaaccgcacttctaccgtcctgacacggcacaacttgtcaaggccacccgcccttttgaacgactgagtgttgactttaagggcccccttccctccactgaccgcaatgtctattttctcagtgttatcgacgagtactcacggttcccctttgccatcccctgccccgacaccactgccacgtccgtcataaaagccctgcgccagctcttcactctgttcgggtatccctgctatatccacagcgatagagggtcctcctttatgagtgaggagctgcgccagtacttgctagctaggggcattgctaccagtcggaccacgagttataatccccggggtaatggccaggtggagcgggagaatgccacagtgtggaaggccacacttttagcccttaagtcaaaagggttgccggtctctcgatggcaggaggtcctccctgaggtactgcactctatccgctctctgttatgtacgtccaccaatgccacccctcacgaacgcctattctcttttcccaggaagtctgtcactgggaccaccctaccaatttggctgacgtccccggggccagtgctgctccggagacatgtgaggagcaataaatactccccgctggtagagagggttcaccttctacatgcgaacccccagtatgtttacgtggtcttacctgatgggcgggaggacacggtctccatccgcgacctggcacccgcgggtgcagcagaccactaccctgaaggctctccggtaacaatgaaccctgcaccagaggtgacaccgtactcaccaggccctacacagactcctcacgacacttgtataccaggcgtttcgtacgcatttataccaggcgcctcgcacatgcgtgagggatcatcggtgcctagtgggcaggaacaagcgcaacctccgtcccctgtgcaatcaccaatgtcgccggcatccatgcgatcacagccggtgctatgtagatcgcagcgacagattcgaccacctgctagacttgacttgtaa
- the LOC132377946 gene encoding uncharacterized protein LOC132377946 isoform X2: METVLRPERLDLDPQDPDAALAFEHWLACFQSYLEEVHATEPAVMHRILLSRVTPKVYSIIRDLPTYDGALDALKRQYLRPVNAVYARHRLATRQQRPGESCAEFLRALQTLVRPCDCKTLTAEQHAELLVQDAFVTGLRSVYMRQRLLENADLTLSSAIEKANTLEAALHNADAVQSRDSPPVPWSPQTPPPPAPGSEFANAAASRDSTSSPTLTTAVARQKPVLCYFCGHKKHSRQRCPAREATCSSCRKQGHFAKVCKSQPRAECSAAGETWGLPSCMPGCGRPSLSTSARPAPDPPMLTGYPGCERPSLSASARPAPNPRMLTGCPGCERPSLSTSACPAPGPPMLTGSLATVTLDQSAPHQLARSMMDIRVEGHRTRCLFDTGSTGSFIHPDTVQRCGLATRPREMDRMVDQYQLQATFPYLDNITICGHDRPDHDANLQRFLQVAAALNLTYNRDKCVFGTTRLAILGKSVTGTTLPIWLTSPGPVLLRRHVRSNKYSPLVERVHLLHANPQYVYVVLPDGREDTVSIRDLAPAGAADHYPEGSPVTMNPAPEVTPYSPGPTQTPHDTCIPGVSYAFIPGASHMREGSSVPSGQEQAQPPSPVQSPMSPASMRSQPVLCRSQRQIRPPARLDL; this comes from the exons atggaaaccgttttgcgtccggaaaggttggatttggaccctcaagaccctgacgcagctctcgcttttgaacactggcttgcatgcttccaatcgtacttggaggaggttcatgcaactgaacccgccgttatgcacagaatcctactctcgagggtcacccccaaagtttactccattatccgggacctgccgacctatgatggggcactggacgccctcaaaagacagtacctgcggccggtgaacgccgtctacgcaagacatcgtttagctacccggcaacagcggcctggcgaatcgtgcgctgagtttctccgagcactacagacactcgtccgaccttgcgactgcaagacgctcacggcagaacagcatgcggagctgctagtgcaagacgcctttgtgacgggactgaggtcagtgtacatgcgccagcgactcctggaaaatgccgaccttaccttaagctcggcgatcgaGAAGGCCAAcactctagaagctgctttgcataatgctgacgctgtccagtcgcgcgattccccgccggttccgtggtcacctcagaccccgccaccgccggctcccgggagtgaattcgccaacgccgctgccagtcgcgattccacgagctccccgaccctgaccacggctgtggcccgtcagaagcccgtgctttgttatttctgcggccataaaaaacactctcgacaacgctgtccagcgcgagaggcgacctgctccagctgcagaaagcagggccacttcgccaaggtctgtaagtctcaacctcgagcggagtgcagcgctgcgggtgaaacgtgggggctgccatcttgcatgcccggatgtgggcgaccatctttgtcgacgtcagcacgccccgcccccgaccctccgatgcttaccgggtaccctggatgtgagcggccatctttgtcggcgtcagcacgccccgcccccaacCCTCGAATGCTGACCGGGtgccccggatgtgagcggccatctttgtcgacgtcagcatgccccgcccccggccctccgatgcttaccggatctctggccactgtaactcttgaccaaagcgccccacaccagcttgcaaggtccatgatggacatccgggtggaggggcacaggactagatgcctgtttgacacgggcagcactgggagttttattcacccggacacagtgcaacgctgcggacttgcaacgcggccg agggaaatggaccggatggtggaccagtaccaactgcaggccacatttccctatctggataacatcaccatctgtggtcacgacaggccagatcacgacgccaacctccaacgatttctccaagtggccgcagctctgaaccttacttataacagggacaagtgtgtgtttggaaccacccgccttgctatacttgg gaagtctgtcactgggaccaccctaccaatttggctgacgtccccggggccagtgctgctccggagacatgtgaggagcaataaatactccccgctggtagagagggttcaccttctacatgcgaacccccagtatgtttacgtggtcttacctgatgggcgggaggacacggtctccatccgcgacctggcacccgcgggtgcagcagaccactaccctgaaggctctccggtaacaatgaaccctgcaccagaggtgacaccgtactcaccaggccctacacagactcctcacgacacttgtataccaggcgtttcgtacgcatttataccaggcgcctcgcacatgcgtgagggatcatcggtgcctagtgggcaggaacaagcgcaacctccgtcccctgtgcaatcaccaatgtcgccggcatccatgcgatcacagccggtgctatgtagatcgcagcgacagattcgaccacctgctagacttgacttgtaa